A single window of Vibrio gazogenes DNA harbors:
- the sppA gene encoding signal peptide peptidase SppA, whose protein sequence is MKTILKAIGMIFRFIWKTITLFRLLVTNLLFLFTIAIIYILYTQSASDDTNIQIHQPSALVLNLSGPIHEQATYVQSVDSIATSLLGDSLPKENILFDIVDTIRHAKDDEQISGLVLSLGEMSETNLTKLRYIAKAINEFKTSGKPVFAVGNMYTQSQYYLASYADKILMSPDGLVMLKGYSAYGLYYKNLLDKLDVTTHIFRVGTYKSAVEPFMRNDMSDAAKASNKRWLQQLWDAYLTDVAANRNITPDKLRLSMDDFLAQLKRVHGDIAKLSLDLGLVDELISRPQMRAELTDTFGSDGQDGYRSIGYYDYLNAIDSQFEPSLTTKNEIAVIVASGTIMDGNQPRGEAIGSENISVLLREARNDPHIKAVVLRVDSPGGSASASEVIRSEIDALKASGKPVVVSMSSLAASGGYWLSTSADQIVAQPTTLTGSIGIFSVLATFEHSLDRIGVSTDGVGTTPFSGQGVATGLSDGTKQALQLTIEHGYQRFISLVAEHRHLSLQDVDKVAQGHVWTGQDALKFGLVDKMGDFDDAVALAAKLAKVDDYQLDWLEEPVSTMQKLLIGLFSEARVSLGLNVTALLPESLRSTTQKMLSDATLLNQLNDPKGQYAFCLNCEVE, encoded by the coding sequence ATGAAAACAATACTAAAAGCTATCGGTATGATCTTTCGGTTTATCTGGAAAACGATCACCCTGTTCCGCCTTCTCGTCACGAACTTGTTGTTTCTGTTCACGATTGCCATTATTTACATCTTGTATACCCAATCAGCATCAGACGATACCAATATTCAGATTCATCAACCTTCGGCACTGGTTCTGAACTTATCCGGCCCGATTCATGAACAAGCCACTTATGTTCAATCCGTTGATTCAATTGCGACGTCACTACTTGGTGACTCGCTGCCGAAAGAAAACATTCTGTTTGATATCGTTGATACGATTCGCCATGCCAAAGACGATGAACAAATTTCAGGACTGGTGCTTTCACTCGGCGAGATGTCCGAAACCAATCTGACAAAATTACGTTATATCGCAAAAGCGATTAATGAGTTTAAAACCAGTGGCAAACCGGTGTTTGCGGTCGGTAACATGTACACCCAAAGCCAGTATTATCTGGCCAGTTATGCTGACAAAATTTTAATGTCTCCCGATGGACTGGTGATGCTCAAAGGCTATAGTGCTTACGGTTTATATTACAAAAACCTGCTAGACAAGCTGGATGTCACCACCCATATCTTCCGCGTCGGTACTTACAAGTCCGCGGTGGAACCGTTTATGCGGAATGACATGTCGGATGCGGCAAAAGCATCGAACAAGCGCTGGCTACAACAGCTCTGGGATGCCTATCTGACCGATGTGGCAGCCAACAGAAACATCACGCCTGACAAGCTACGCTTATCGATGGATGATTTTCTGGCACAACTGAAGCGTGTTCATGGTGATATTGCCAAACTGTCACTCGATCTTGGGCTGGTTGATGAACTGATATCCCGGCCACAAATGCGAGCGGAGCTGACCGATACATTCGGTAGCGATGGTCAAGATGGTTATCGTTCGATTGGTTACTATGACTATCTCAACGCTATCGACTCACAGTTCGAACCAAGCCTGACGACGAAAAATGAAATCGCTGTGATTGTGGCTTCAGGCACCATCATGGATGGCAATCAACCTCGCGGTGAAGCGATTGGTTCAGAGAATATCAGTGTTCTGCTGAGAGAAGCACGCAATGATCCACACATTAAAGCGGTCGTGTTACGAGTTGACAGCCCGGGAGGCAGTGCCTCCGCTTCTGAAGTCATCCGTAGCGAAATTGATGCGCTGAAAGCTTCAGGCAAACCGGTTGTGGTCTCGATGTCCAGCCTCGCAGCCTCCGGGGGATACTGGCTATCCACCAGCGCTGACCAAATTGTCGCGCAACCCACAACACTCACCGGTTCAATTGGCATATTCAGTGTGCTGGCCACCTTTGAGCACAGTCTGGATCGTATCGGTGTGTCTACCGATGGTGTGGGTACAACACCATTTTCCGGTCAGGGGGTCGCGACTGGGCTGTCTGATGGCACCAAACAGGCATTGCAATTAACTATCGAACACGGATATCAGCGCTTTATTTCGTTGGTTGCAGAACATCGTCATCTCTCATTGCAAGACGTCGATAAAGTCGCACAAGGCCATGTCTGGACAGGCCAGGATGCCCTCAAATTCGGTTTAGTCGATAAAATGGGTGATTTTGATGATGCGGTTGCACTGGCGGCCAAACTTGCCAAAGTGGATGACTATCAACTCGACTGGCTGGAAGAACCTGTTTCAACCATGCAGAAATTACTGATTGGCCTCTTTTCAGAGGCCCGGGTATCACTGGGGCTGAATGTCACGGCACTCCTCCCTGAAAGCCTGCGTTCTACAACCCAAAAAATGCTCAGTGACGCAACGCTACTCAACCAGTTGAATGACCCCAAAGGACAGTATGCATTCTGTCTCAACTGCGAGGTCGAATAA
- the purU gene encoding formyltetrahydrofolate deformylase, giving the protein MEKKTLLTHCTDKPGLIAKVTNICYKHQLNIIHNNEYVDNTSGHFFMRTELEGYFNDATLKADLDQALPEGAKYQLIGSSRKKIVILVTKEAHCLGDILIKSYDGSLDVDIAAVIGNYDKLQTLTERFDIPYHCVSHEGLNRQEHEQKMLEVVEQYQPDYIVLAKYMRVLTPTFVEKYHHRIINIHHSFLPAFIGAKPYQQAYERGVKIIGATAHFVTDDLDEGPIIKQDVIPVDHTFSAQDMAQAGRDVEKNVLSKALANVLNDKVFVYGNKTVIL; this is encoded by the coding sequence ATGGAAAAGAAAACGCTCCTTACACATTGCACGGATAAACCAGGTCTGATCGCCAAAGTTACCAATATCTGTTACAAGCATCAGCTGAATATCATTCACAACAATGAATATGTCGATAATACCAGCGGCCATTTTTTTATGCGCACCGAGCTGGAAGGCTATTTTAACGACGCAACGCTGAAGGCGGATTTAGATCAAGCGCTCCCCGAAGGGGCCAAATATCAATTGATCGGCTCTTCACGCAAGAAAATCGTCATTCTGGTCACCAAAGAAGCACATTGCCTAGGCGATATTCTGATCAAAAGCTACGACGGCAGTCTCGATGTCGATATTGCAGCGGTCATCGGTAACTACGATAAACTACAAACGCTGACAGAACGATTTGATATCCCTTATCACTGTGTTTCTCATGAAGGTCTCAATCGTCAGGAACACGAACAGAAAATGCTGGAAGTGGTCGAGCAGTATCAGCCGGATTATATTGTGCTGGCAAAATATATGCGTGTTCTGACGCCGACTTTTGTTGAAAAATACCACCACCGTATCATCAACATTCACCACAGTTTCTTGCCGGCATTCATTGGGGCGAAACCTTATCAGCAAGCCTATGAACGGGGCGTCAAAATCATCGGTGCGACCGCCCACTTCGTCACGGATGATCTCGATGAAGGTCCAATCATTAAACAAGATGTTATTCCTGTCGATCATACGTTCAGTGCTCAGGATATGGCGCAAGCAGGGCGTGATGTCGAAAAAAATGTTTTGAGCAAAGCACTGGCAAATGTGTTGAATGACAAAGTCTTTGTCTACGGTAATAAAACCGTCATCCTGTAA
- a CDS encoding ATP-dependent DNA helicase, translating into MIEQTFSAHGALGKAIPGFQPRQAQLDMANAIESAIRHQSQLVVEAGTGTGKTFAYLVPALMSGKKVVISTGSKNLQEQLFHRDLPLIVKALEFFGQIALLKGRANYLCLERLNRQMVESHGNETDSQHFAQLFQIRRWASETKTGDLGECETLPEDSLIIPTITSTNDNCLGKDCPDFQDCFVSKARRKAMDADIVVVNHHLFLADLAIKETGFGELIPEAEVFIFDEAHQLPDIASQYFGQSLSSRQIQELAKDIEIGYRTEAKDMRQLQKISDKLVQTAMDVRIALGEPGYRGNWREAVRQPKMNQALERLTDSLEFALDVLKLVLGRSQLLDTAFERTNTILARLKRVCDVSITGYSYWFDTTPRHFGLHITPLSVADKFQEQIKLKPGTWIFTSATLAVNHDFSHFSHRLGLIPEQQFSLPSPFDYEKQARLCVPRYLPEPNSPGMADKLVTMLTPVIEQNQGRCFFLCTSHQMMRDLGERFRQRLELPVLLQGETSKQKTLSEFMALGNALLVATGAFWEGIDVRGDALSCVIIDKLPFTAPDDPLLKARIEDCRLQGGEPFQQVQLPEAVITLKQGVGRLIRDASDKGALIICDNRLVTRDYGGVFLASLPPIPRTRDLEQIQVFLRDISEPSHSESDEVSTES; encoded by the coding sequence ATGATCGAACAGACTTTTTCAGCTCATGGTGCTTTGGGAAAAGCCATCCCCGGATTTCAGCCACGTCAGGCCCAGCTTGATATGGCCAACGCGATTGAATCCGCTATCCGTCATCAGTCACAACTGGTGGTTGAAGCGGGAACGGGAACCGGGAAAACGTTTGCCTATTTAGTGCCGGCGTTGATGAGCGGTAAGAAAGTGGTCATCAGCACTGGCTCGAAAAACCTGCAAGAGCAGCTATTCCATCGTGATTTACCTTTGATTGTCAAAGCGCTCGAATTCTTCGGCCAGATTGCCTTACTCAAAGGGCGTGCGAACTATTTATGTCTGGAACGCCTCAACCGCCAGATGGTTGAGAGTCACGGCAATGAAACGGATTCGCAGCATTTTGCACAGTTGTTCCAGATCCGTCGTTGGGCGTCGGAGACGAAAACCGGTGACCTCGGTGAATGCGAAACGTTACCGGAAGATAGCCTGATTATTCCAACCATTACTTCGACCAATGATAATTGTCTGGGCAAAGACTGCCCGGACTTTCAGGACTGTTTTGTCTCGAAAGCACGTCGAAAAGCAATGGATGCGGATATTGTGGTGGTGAATCATCATCTGTTTCTGGCTGATCTTGCGATTAAAGAAACTGGGTTTGGTGAGCTTATCCCGGAAGCTGAGGTGTTTATTTTTGATGAAGCCCATCAGTTACCGGATATCGCGAGCCAGTATTTCGGGCAGTCGCTGAGCAGCCGCCAGATTCAGGAATTGGCGAAAGATATCGAAATTGGCTATCGCACCGAAGCAAAAGATATGCGTCAGTTGCAAAAAATCAGCGATAAGCTGGTTCAAACCGCGATGGATGTCAGAATAGCTCTGGGCGAGCCCGGTTATCGGGGCAACTGGCGTGAAGCCGTTCGCCAGCCCAAAATGAATCAGGCGCTTGAGCGTCTGACTGACAGCCTTGAATTCGCATTAGATGTCCTGAAACTCGTTCTGGGAAGAAGCCAACTGCTTGATACCGCTTTTGAGCGAACCAATACCATTCTGGCGCGTCTGAAGCGTGTCTGTGATGTTTCAATTACCGGGTATTCCTACTGGTTTGATACCACGCCCCGCCATTTCGGTTTACATATTACACCGCTTTCTGTCGCGGATAAGTTTCAGGAACAGATCAAACTGAAACCGGGAACGTGGATTTTTACCTCGGCAACATTAGCGGTGAATCATGATTTTAGCCATTTCAGTCATCGTTTGGGGCTGATACCTGAACAACAATTTTCCCTGCCAAGCCCGTTTGATTATGAAAAACAGGCGCGGCTGTGCGTCCCGCGTTATCTGCCCGAACCGAATTCACCGGGTATGGCCGATAAATTGGTTACCATGCTGACGCCCGTTATCGAGCAGAACCAAGGGCGCTGTTTTTTCCTGTGTACCTCACATCAGATGATGCGGGATTTAGGCGAACGATTTCGCCAGCGTCTCGAACTGCCGGTACTATTACAGGGTGAAACCAGCAAACAGAAAACCCTGTCTGAGTTTATGGCGCTCGGGAATGCCTTGCTGGTTGCAACCGGTGCTTTCTGGGAAGGGATTGATGTTAGAGGCGATGCCCTGAGCTGTGTTATTATTGATAAATTGCCGTTTACTGCACCAGATGACCCATTGCTGAAAGCCAGAATTGAAGACTGTCGTCTGCAAGGCGGAGAACCATTCCAACAGGTTCAATTACCGGAAGCTGTGATCACCCTAAAGCAAGGCGTGGGGCGGTTGATTCGCGACGCAAGCGATAAAGGTGCGCTGATTATTTGTGATAATCGGTTGGTCACCCGAGATTATGGCGGCGTGTTTCTTGCAAGTTTACCCCCGATCCCGCGCACCCGTGATTTAGAACAGATACAAGTATTTCTCCGTGATATATCGGAGCCGTCGCACTCGGAAAGTGATGAAGTGAGTACAGAGAGTTAA
- the tsaB gene encoding tRNA (adenosine(37)-N6)-threonylcarbamoyltransferase complex dimerization subunit type 1 TsaB: protein MSPRILAIDTSTENCSVALMVDNQCFVRRDIAPRDHAKKILPMVDEVLHEANVQLADLDALAFGRGPGSFTGVRICIGIAQGLAFGAGLPTVPVSTLEAMAQGSYRLHGAVHVASAIDARMSEVYWGRFARQDNGAWQVVDDECVIPPQTLTHQLESDSQTWRCAGTGWAAYHEALAQLPIQVASGDVLYPDAEDIVFLAKIAFENGKTVPAEEASPIYLRDQVAWKKMPGRG, encoded by the coding sequence ATGAGTCCAAGAATTCTTGCAATTGATACCTCAACAGAAAACTGTTCTGTTGCCTTGATGGTTGATAACCAATGTTTTGTCCGGCGCGACATTGCACCGCGGGACCATGCGAAAAAAATTCTGCCGATGGTTGACGAAGTGTTACATGAAGCGAATGTTCAACTGGCTGATTTAGATGCGCTGGCATTTGGCCGAGGCCCCGGCAGTTTTACCGGTGTCCGTATTTGTATCGGCATCGCTCAGGGATTGGCGTTTGGTGCCGGATTGCCGACGGTTCCGGTTTCAACGCTGGAAGCAATGGCGCAGGGAAGTTACCGTTTACACGGTGCTGTGCATGTGGCAAGCGCTATTGATGCACGGATGAGTGAAGTGTACTGGGGGCGTTTTGCCCGTCAGGATAATGGCGCCTGGCAGGTTGTGGATGATGAATGTGTGATTCCGCCTCAGACACTGACACACCAGCTTGAGTCAGATTCACAGACGTGGCGCTGTGCCGGAACGGGCTGGGCAGCTTATCACGAAGCACTCGCCCAATTACCAATTCAGGTTGCTTCGGGGGATGTGCTTTATCCCGATGCCGAAGATATTGTCTTTTTAGCTAAAATTGCGTTTGAGAACGGTAAAACGGTGCCAGCAGAAGAAGCTAGCCCAATTTACTTACGTGATCAGGTCGCCTGGAAAAAAATGCCGGGTCGTGGATAG
- a CDS encoding Slp family lipoprotein encodes MARYHFNRRIKSMMITFACLVLSACASLPNELSVPDGATVIQDYQTFAALHETQAPYVRLGGVIADIKNLPQRTRLEMVNLPIGSDGKPDIRQEPHGRFIVYVNRFLDPVTYAKGRLLTVLGSASAPEKSQVGEYRAEFPVLSASAYHLWRVTERIVIHEPDSFLRDCDHWRCRESFGSKTGKVIPEVK; translated from the coding sequence ATGGCCCGGTATCATTTCAATCGTCGTATCAAAAGCATGATGATAACCTTTGCCTGTCTGGTGCTTAGCGCCTGTGCTTCACTGCCGAATGAGTTATCTGTGCCTGATGGCGCGACCGTGATTCAAGATTATCAAACATTTGCAGCACTGCATGAGACTCAAGCACCCTACGTGCGGTTAGGGGGGGTGATTGCTGATATTAAGAACTTGCCGCAACGGACTCGGCTGGAAATGGTCAATTTGCCGATCGGCTCTGATGGTAAACCCGATATTCGGCAGGAACCACATGGACGATTTATTGTTTATGTCAATCGATTCCTTGATCCGGTGACTTATGCCAAAGGCCGTTTACTGACGGTGCTCGGTAGTGCAAGCGCGCCAGAAAAAAGTCAGGTCGGTGAATACCGAGCAGAGTTTCCTGTCTTGTCAGCATCCGCATATCATCTGTGGCGGGTGACAGAGCGTATCGTTATTCATGAACCGGACTCATTTCTACGTGATTGTGATCACTGGCGCTGTCGGGAGAGTTTCGGCTCGAAGACGGGTAAGGTGATACCTGAGGTCAAATGA
- a CDS encoding alpha/beta fold hydrolase, with protein sequence MLVQNAYSIFERNIAAIETDNRQTATCSVVFLHGWLDNAGSFMSVMDFLMHQMSPQIHLCAIDLPGHGLSSHKSADNFYVFHDYIDDIHQFLMKLPTKKKILVGHSLGGMIASCYSAAFPEYVDGLFLIESLGPLTERTELSVRRLRDGVKSRTRIRHKFRRAYDHYDVALQVRAAHSELPKALIEPIVARGLEVQDGQWVWRADPKLSAPSLYRMSNAHAEAILAAIRSPMQVVLANKGYPSLKSYSPESLPAQIEIQHVEGGHHCHLEHPDHIGQLISQFVMKINETPFS encoded by the coding sequence ATGCTCGTACAAAACGCTTATTCTATCTTCGAACGGAACATTGCTGCGATTGAAACTGACAATCGTCAAACAGCAACATGTTCCGTCGTTTTCCTGCATGGCTGGCTGGATAACGCCGGCAGCTTCATGTCCGTGATGGACTTTCTCATGCATCAGATGTCCCCCCAGATTCATCTATGTGCGATTGATTTACCGGGACACGGTCTGTCAAGCCACAAGTCGGCTGACAACTTTTATGTATTTCATGACTATATCGATGACATTCATCAATTTTTAATGAAATTGCCGACGAAAAAAAAGATTTTAGTTGGTCATTCACTTGGTGGAATGATTGCGAGTTGCTATAGTGCCGCCTTTCCTGAATATGTCGATGGACTTTTTTTGATTGAGAGTCTCGGACCTTTGACCGAACGAACAGAACTGAGTGTGCGGCGGTTACGCGATGGCGTAAAAAGTCGCACCCGCATTCGACACAAATTTCGCAGAGCCTATGACCATTATGATGTGGCTCTACAAGTGCGGGCAGCACATTCGGAATTACCAAAAGCGCTCATTGAGCCGATTGTGGCGCGAGGTCTCGAAGTACAAGACGGGCAGTGGGTGTGGCGTGCGGATCCGAAATTATCGGCTCCGTCGTTATACCGAATGTCGAATGCGCATGCGGAAGCGATTCTGGCTGCAATTCGATCTCCCATGCAAGTCGTTTTAGCGAACAAAGGTTATCCATCTTTAAAATCATATTCCCCAGAGTCGTTACCAGCGCAAATTGAGATTCAGCATGTAGAGGGTGGTCATCATTGTCACTTAGAGCATCCTGATCACATTGGTCAGCTAATCTCACAGTTTGTTATGAAAATCAATGAAACACCATTTTCTTGA
- the fadD gene encoding long-chain-fatty-acid--CoA ligase FadD — protein sequence MEHPWLARYPDDVPETINPEVYSSLVEMFEQSVAKYADQPAFVNMGTVMTFRKLEERSRAFAAYLQNELQLQKGDRVALMMPNLLQYPVALFGVLRAGLVAVNVNPLYTPRELEHQLNDAGVTTIVIVSNFAGTLQKIVKRTAVKHVILTSLGQMLPRAKGTVVDFVVKYIKKMVPHYHLPDAVSMRTALKRGRHMQYVKPMIDGDDTAFLQYTGGTTGIAKGAILSHRNMVANVLQAKAAYGPVLTEGRELVVTALPLYHVFALSVNCLLFVELGGQNLLITNPRDIPGFVKELRRYPVTAITGVNTLFNALVHNDSFRQMDFSQLHLSVGGGTAVQRAVANEWKKVTGLHLLEGYGLTECSPLVAGNPYDLSDYSGAIGLPVPSTDVRIVDENGQIVAFDQTGELQVRGPQVMRGYWQREDATREVLTDDGWLSTGDIVRMDEQGMLYIVDRKKDMILVSGFNVYPNEIEDVVSMHDKVLEAAAVGQPHDVSGEVVKLFVVKKDTSLTKEEIIAHCRQYLTGYKIPKLIEFREDLPKTNVGKILRRALKDENQVTFSMEQT from the coding sequence GTGGAGCATCCATGGCTTGCACGTTATCCAGATGATGTGCCTGAAACAATTAATCCGGAAGTTTATTCATCTCTGGTTGAGATGTTTGAACAGTCGGTCGCGAAATACGCTGATCAGCCTGCTTTTGTCAATATGGGAACGGTTATGACCTTCCGTAAGCTGGAAGAGCGTAGTCGCGCTTTTGCCGCTTATTTACAAAACGAGCTACAACTGCAAAAAGGTGATCGCGTCGCTCTGATGATGCCAAATCTACTGCAATATCCGGTGGCGCTATTTGGTGTGTTGCGGGCTGGTTTGGTAGCGGTCAATGTCAATCCGCTGTATACCCCCCGAGAGCTGGAACACCAGCTCAATGATGCAGGGGTCACCACGATTGTGATCGTCTCTAACTTTGCCGGAACCTTGCAGAAAATCGTGAAACGGACAGCGGTGAAGCATGTCATTTTGACCAGTCTGGGACAGATGTTACCGCGGGCGAAAGGCACTGTGGTCGATTTTGTCGTCAAATATATCAAAAAAATGGTCCCGCATTACCATTTGCCCGATGCGGTTTCGATGCGCACTGCATTGAAACGTGGTCGTCATATGCAGTACGTCAAGCCTATGATTGACGGTGATGATACCGCGTTTTTACAGTACACCGGTGGGACAACAGGGATAGCCAAAGGCGCGATCCTTTCTCATCGGAACATGGTTGCCAATGTGTTACAGGCGAAAGCCGCTTATGGGCCGGTTTTGACCGAAGGGCGAGAGTTGGTGGTGACGGCTTTGCCTTTGTACCATGTGTTTGCGCTGAGTGTGAACTGTTTGCTATTTGTTGAGCTGGGCGGACAAAACCTACTGATTACCAACCCGAGAGATATTCCGGGATTTGTGAAAGAGTTACGACGCTACCCTGTCACGGCAATTACCGGCGTGAATACGCTGTTTAATGCTTTGGTTCATAATGACTCGTTCCGTCAGATGGATTTTTCACAGTTACATTTGTCTGTTGGTGGCGGAACGGCCGTCCAACGGGCGGTTGCCAATGAGTGGAAAAAAGTAACGGGCTTACATTTGCTTGAAGGATATGGTTTAACCGAATGTTCGCCTTTGGTGGCTGGTAACCCTTATGATTTGAGTGATTACAGTGGCGCAATTGGTCTGCCGGTACCATCGACGGATGTGCGGATTGTTGATGAGAATGGTCAAATCGTTGCGTTTGATCAGACCGGTGAACTACAGGTTCGTGGGCCGCAGGTAATGCGTGGATACTGGCAACGGGAAGATGCAACCAGAGAAGTGCTGACTGACGATGGTTGGTTATCGACCGGTGATATTGTTCGGATGGATGAACAAGGTATGTTATATATTGTTGATCGGAAAAAAGATATGATTCTGGTCTCCGGTTTTAATGTCTATCCGAATGAAATTGAAGATGTGGTTTCCATGCATGATAAAGTGCTGGAAGCCGCAGCCGTCGGGCAGCCACATGATGTCAGTGGTGAAGTGGTGAAATTGTTTGTCGTGAAGAAAGATACATCGCTGACAAAAGAAGAAATCATTGCTCACTGTCGTCAATATCTGACCGGATATAAGATCCCCAAACTGATAGAATTCCGGGAAGATCTACCGAAAACCAATGTCGGTAAAATATTGCGCCGGGCATTGAAAGATGAAAATCAGGTGACGTTTAGCATGGAACAAACCTAG
- the rnd gene encoding ribonuclease D, whose product MDYQMITSSDELEAVCRKALQCPVVMLDTEFVRTRTFHAQLGLIQLYDGESVALIDPTTITDMTPFVNLLKAPQVLKVLHAAGEDLEVFYHQFECAPAPFVDTQILAAFMGYGLSTGFAALVADFTAVELDKSESRTDWMARPLSQKQLDYAAADVFYLMPVYQQLLEKVQQRGWWDAALEESRLQVEKRTRSYQPADAYLDIKGAWQLSPKQLAILKPLATWRYEEALKRNLALNFVIKEQDLLTIARLELVNFKRMEAEGVDPRSVKRHGAKISQLVKEGQAVSESDYPARIIPVSDYPGYKQLFKRLKDQVNVQSEKLGLSPEFLASRKQLNQLLGWVWKMASDPQYAPDLMQGWRKEALGELLYEMVPSA is encoded by the coding sequence TTGGACTATCAAATGATTACCAGCTCAGATGAGCTTGAAGCGGTGTGCCGCAAAGCATTGCAGTGTCCCGTTGTGATGTTGGATACGGAATTTGTCCGGACCCGGACATTTCATGCCCAACTGGGATTGATCCAGCTTTATGACGGAGAATCCGTTGCATTGATTGACCCGACAACCATTACAGATATGACTCCCTTCGTCAATCTGTTGAAAGCCCCACAGGTGCTTAAAGTGCTTCATGCCGCCGGTGAAGATTTAGAAGTGTTCTACCATCAATTTGAGTGCGCACCGGCACCGTTTGTGGATACTCAGATTCTGGCAGCATTTATGGGGTATGGCTTGTCGACAGGCTTTGCCGCGTTGGTTGCCGATTTCACAGCGGTTGAGCTCGATAAAAGTGAATCCCGGACGGACTGGATGGCAAGGCCGTTGAGTCAGAAACAACTAGACTATGCTGCTGCGGATGTTTTTTATCTGATGCCGGTTTATCAGCAATTGTTGGAAAAAGTTCAACAGAGAGGTTGGTGGGATGCAGCGTTGGAAGAATCCCGGCTACAGGTGGAAAAGCGGACCCGAAGCTATCAGCCGGCAGACGCTTATCTCGATATCAAAGGGGCATGGCAACTGTCACCGAAACAACTGGCGATCTTAAAACCTTTGGCGACCTGGCGCTACGAAGAAGCCTTAAAGCGTAATCTGGCACTGAATTTTGTTATCAAAGAGCAGGATTTATTGACCATAGCCCGGTTGGAATTAGTCAATTTCAAGCGCATGGAAGCCGAAGGGGTTGATCCTCGCTCAGTGAAACGCCACGGTGCAAAAATTAGTCAACTGGTGAAGGAAGGGCAGGCGGTCAGCGAATCTGATTATCCAGCGCGCATTATTCCTGTTTCAGACTACCCCGGATACAAACAGCTGTTTAAACGACTCAAAGATCAAGTCAACGTGCAGTCTGAAAAGCTGGGTTTATCACCGGAATTTCTTGCATCCCGGAAACAGTTGAATCAGTTACTGGGCTGGGTATGGAAGATGGCGTCCGATCCGCAATATGCTCCGGATCTGATGCAAGGATGGCGTAAAGAAGCGCTGGGTGAACTCTTATATGAAATGGTGCCGTCTGCGTAA
- the minE gene encoding cell division topological specificity factor MinE: MSLLEFFRPKKQTSASLAKERLQIIVAERRSQNDPAPNYLPQLKEDILKVIAKYVAIEPDMVELTFEHKGDDLSVLELNVKLPEEEK; this comes from the coding sequence ATGTCATTACTGGAGTTTTTCCGCCCGAAGAAACAAACCTCCGCGAGTCTTGCGAAAGAGCGTTTGCAGATTATCGTTGCCGAGCGACGGAGCCAGAATGATCCGGCCCCGAATTATCTGCCGCAGTTGAAAGAAGATATTCTGAAAGTGATCGCCAAATATGTTGCCATCGAGCCAGACATGGTTGAACTCACTTTCGAGCACAAAGGCGATGATCTGTCCGTGCTGGAATTGAATGTCAAATTACCGGAAGAAGAAAAGTAA